The Pseudomonas iranensis genome includes a window with the following:
- a CDS encoding DUF6429 family protein: MKLIDDAVLALLAAYSSDAGNAWKGYDFEIMNRLHEQGLISNPVNRNKSIWLTEEGLERGREIADRMFAVKE, encoded by the coding sequence ATGAAACTGATCGACGACGCCGTCCTTGCTCTCCTGGCAGCCTATAGCTCCGACGCTGGCAATGCGTGGAAGGGCTATGACTTCGAGATCATGAACCGCTTGCACGAACAGGGTTTGATCAGTAATCCGGTGAACCGGAACAAATCGATATGGTTGACGGAGGAAGGGTTGGAGCGGGGGCGGGAGATTGCTGATCGGATGTTTGCAGTCAAGGAGTAG